GTATGGAACttggtttattttattattggctcttctagcagctctatattattgtttgtagtattgtatgatttacaggtactgctatcgcttcgtatataggaaatttttttttatatacggcggatttgtcggcatgCCCGGAAAACGtgtaattcggggcgtgacatattttttctaaaaaaattattttttatggttttacatccaaccaaacatagTTACTTTTTTCCACATTTATTTTAGTTCTATTTTAACTATTTGTCTGAAAACATTACacttatattataataaatattataattttatatttgaatataaaattttatattttttttttatgtctacCGGCTGCGAAGTGCAGACTTCTTCACTAGCTGAGCTTATAGGTGGGTAGATTGCATTGGGCATCGGAAGTAACATTGTGTAGTTTTGGACGGAAATACCCTCTCCAACAGGCAAATTTTTTACTACtgagagagtattttggtccaaaaaatttaaatttaagattttgatagttttataataaattttctaaagttttatcttttttctaaACATTCTTACAAATTTAAGTAGGCCACTGCATATAAGTTGCATTTCGGTACCTAATCTTTCTTATCATTTCATTTCAGTATCTCATTAGCATCCCCAAGAACCCCAAGAAATTATGCCCGCACCTTGTGCATCccctatttattaattaaacagCCTACCATTTGTCCTTCATTTTATGTCATACTTAATAAGCAAGATCCCAAAGTTGTTGTTATTTctttatttgcatttaaaaaattcaattgaaaaCATGTGATAAAGTAGAGGAATATGATTATATAATGCACATGCAAAGGTTGCACCAGGTTTATAAAAGAATCCTCCATTAGCTTTTCAATAGGTAATTAAATAGTGCAATCAAACTTTTGCAAAATAAGGTTATCGAAATGAAAGCATATAATTTaggtaaattttatatgtttctaGGCATTACATATTATCATTTtgaatgtaaataaataattaggcttctaaaaaggaaaagaaatcaGTTAAAGACTAAAAAAGACTTTGCTAACAAACAGTTAATTACTTACAATTTGAAAGATATGTGTATGCTAAACAATGAATATTTGTACAACAAGCATTGCCACTTCCTTTTTGTATACTATTTACATGAATTGAACTTAATTTGTTTGTGATTCACGACTAGGGATATATTCACTTGTATTGTGCTACTTTTCTACTGAAAATTCGATTCAGTAAAGTTGCCAGTCTGACGCCAGCTTGCGCAATCCTCTTTTCGATGACCGGCAGGCGAGAGAGAAAATAATCATCTGCAAATTCACATATAAGATCATGTTAATTATGataaacaagaaaaatgaaatttCCATGCAATTTTGtatacttcatatatatatatatatatatatatgagtatttCCTATATATACCTTCTAAAGTAGAACCTTGATCAACGTCCTTGTATGCATAATCGCAAGCTAGTTGTATGCTCTCTGAAGCATACCtgaaaagtttatatatatatatatatagttgaaaaaAGAGAATTGTTTGATTGTATTATGCCATTTATTTCATCGAGTGATTGCAATCAGTAAATCGAATTGTACGTACCCGTCAGCGCATGCCATCGATTTTTCAGGACAAGTCTTCCATTCATCTACTTCATCAGACCATTCATCCTACACATTAACATTGCATGATAGTTAATAAATTAAGGGTTGATTGCGTACAGCTCcttgtaaatatatcgaatagcaaatatatcactacaaagtttaactttttatttttattcctacaaaagtccagGGATATTCATACTTGTCCCTTTAGTTTGTTATCGTTAaagcattatttatttattttttaatagcagaTATGTGAAACTACATTTCTGCCCTTACAAATATATCATTCCAAAAGTCCGAACTGTTAAAATTATACGAAAATGACCTcccaaaaaagtattttattcaataatataagaggggtacaAAGGTCAATTTAATTCATTCACTAAccagaattaagtattttacttatggTAACTACATtgttctaacggatcctaatagtaaggatatatatatttgaaaatgttagaatttttcagggataaaaataaaaggttaattgaactttgcaggaatatatttactattcgatatatttacagggAGCTAGCTCCATGCAGTTAATCCATAAATTAATGTTCTTTGAGATAAGAATcataagatttaaaaattaatagttgTACGAGGctaaagttttttatttaatttcgaaaaattcAATTACTGCGACTCGTTTTGCTTCTACTTAATACTTGAGAACAAttggtagtagtagtagtagtagtagtagggtTTATGGAAATTCAGGTAGTTAATTATTGGcttatttgttatatattttactcaatacttgaaaattttttatgtgATAAATATCATTAATGAATGAACCTggcatttatttattatgtctaTGTGATAAGGTTTGGAGCTAACctgataaatattatttagtgTTGACATGCATGAAAATTGATGTATAAGAAATCATCAATGGTGTAATTAGTCCAACAAATAATAACAAGCTAGCTCTGAGGCATGCATATGCATGCTAAACTTACGGTGATATTCGTTCGAATGGCGTCGATCATCGAAGTTAGATCGTTGTCGTAGAATTTACGCTTGGCGGTTTCCAAAATATTTACATCCCACACCTTAATggtacatgaaaaaaaaaattttaaaaaaaagttaagtaaATTAAGCATTCCAAGGTATAATTAaaaagcatttaaaaaaaaaataattagaaattacTCAACATGATGTAGATTGCTCTTTCTTCTGTACCAGTGTACTGCAATGGTATTACCACCTTCATCATTATCAAACCCTACGTGCATGGGCTGGTGCACGTCTCCCATGAAGTGAGCAAGAAACTTCAAACTCTCTGGCAAATTATCTAGTGCAAAaaacaaagaggaaaaaaaagagaaggaaatatatatatacgtacgcAAAATTAGTTGATTATAATAAGTTTTAATGGAAAAgtaattaatcattttcatgcaAAAGTTTAAGTACGAGGTTACGTACATTCGCTCGATGGATCTTCGTAGTAAGTTTGGAGCTGCATGGTGAAATTATTAATTGCTCCAACCACACACATATGTTGCTGACCCTTGGAATTGTGGCAATCCCCTGGTgtggatagatagatagatagatagataagaaattaatttcgaaGTTCATGTTGAATGAGTAATAGTGTACTTGAAATATTGTTCTAcaatagcttaagtttttaagaACAAAAGATTGTTTCATATGAAATTAGCGTATGAGGTCGATCatcaggaatttaaattctaccTAGCGGcgaatctatatatatacacctcaGTGGAATCTATTGATCCTATTGAAGTATGTCAAAGAAAGACCACGCTGGCCAATCTTGGGTTGTTGATCTCACTTTGGGGCGAAAGTTGATTCTGAAGTGGAGTCAAATTAATAACATGATATTCCATTTTTTTTATGTCGTAGGCCCACTAAGAAAGCATAGAGGGAGTAGGTAGAATAAAATTTTTCGTAGTGGCATCAACGAAGAATATTTTTTCTATGGTGAATTTCAGAATTAATTGCGCAGCCATGTGTATGATAATTTGATGAACGATTGtttgatactatatatataaagaaacatGTATTTGACGGTGTTACCAATAAGTCTATCATGCATCTTTTCTTAGTATGAAAATAAGTCGAGGACAattgtaaataaaaattgtatacTTTTTGTTTAACCACTATGCATGATTGATTTATGGctttgtttaaaatatatatatatatatatatatatatatttactctTCTTTATGTATTGACCTGATTAGGAAAACAATTCTAGATTCGCGGTTGGTTCTGCTAGGCTCCTAggtttattgaatttttttttgtttgattcgaGCCCACGTCTCGAGTCGGTCAAAATATCTTGAACCTATAAGTGACgaggagtgttgaatataaaatattaaaataccaatttcttacagcttaaacttttgaagaaaaataattattttcacaTGGTATTAACGAAAGAGAACTTGCATTTAAATTCCACTGTAGAGGATATTTTATTAGATTAGGTAttagataaatatatagatatagatatagatatattttatatgcCCCCCCTGTGGTTAAACCACAAGGGAAAATCTGGTTAAACCAATTtctggtttcgtttttatcttttcgatagctttttcgttgatatttcattaaattatatataaaaaacttcagatacccatctagatttatcaaatattcactttagtaccctttaattttaactttgtcactgatttaagaaaaaaaaataatgaaattgataataaaaagagaaaaacgaaaccacaggggggcaaattgatatattttaaaccacatggtactaaaatgagaaacaacgaaaccataggggttttttttgaagttttccctttaaaaaaattggatttATAACAAATGGGTTGATAATTGATTTCTTGCCCAAAATCTCTTTCTATTCTAATCGTTTTACGTAGCAACtaatgttggcttaaatgggccagcatcctgccctgtggcgggaggccatgtgggccgagtcatattcgaaatggcgtgaggctgggttgggccgagtcatgttcgaagtggcgtgaggccagatgggccgagtcacaattgagacccgtcggcgctgtttctgtacgctttaagtgaattggttgcgtatttctatcagctcgagcttttgggattaatggttagcgccaacgatccgacaactaaaaattttatatttatttgtaaaaaaaattgttaattggCACGTGTCAACTACTGAAGCTTGCAGCTTGGTGAAAGTAGAATCTTTCACTTTTTCTCGGTTTCTGCTGTTCGCtatcagcttaagcttttgaaatAGTCGATTAAAATTTCGTCGACGACGACAAGAGATCAGTTTAGTCTTACTTTCATAATCAAAGTTGCAGACTCCAGCTGGGGTATTGATGTAGTGAAGTGGGCTGGCCCACCGGTATCGAAACCGGACCTGGTCGGCCCACGAGCAAACGGAGGCAAACTCCCCTTCTGCTTCCTCTGGAAGAAGATCCATCACAGCCCTTGAAGCTTTCCTTGTCAAGTATTGCTGCACCATCACAAGTATATTTAGAAACATAACTTAaaactttggtcattttgaaaAATGATGATCGAGCTTTCGAAAATTTTGATATCACCATCTAACGTTGAAGCCATATATCCGAATTATGTTGTGAGAAACTAATTGTTGCATGTGTGGATCGTAAGCGCTAACCAACAATCCTAAAAGCATGTGCTAATGAGACGGAAGTATTCATCGCAGTACTAAAGGGTTTGGCAACAAAGCTTCACGGGTTTCGATCTGATTCAACCCATTTGGATACTAGGTCTATTGTTGGATTTTTTGCTATTAGGTATATTCTAAACCATAACCCTACTCAACTTATTATGCTCAACCTAACTCAATTTATTAGTCTCCTGATCGTATTGTCATAGGACAAAAAGTTAGATCTATTTTAGCCAGTAATAAATAGCCAATGATACGCACCCAGTACATCCTTACGTCTGTACACTGCATCTCTATTATCCTCTCGTTGCGTTTATCTCATGCTTCTAACCAAATTAAGCATTTTATAGGAAAAGTAACAATTCATTGAACAACTAAGATTGAACAGTCAGACTGCACGGAGAGCTAATAAAGGCAAGGTGCAGGGAATAGTACGTGTGTGCATAGATATAAGATATTCTAACAAATAGGTCAGAAGTTTAGGAGAAAGCGAAAAAAAACTATATGTGCAGAGAGCCTTCCTATAAAAAGATGATCTAATCAACCATTCATCACTGTTTTAAAATTCGTGCAAGTTTTAGTTCGAACTCCAGAGATGTTTGCAAAAAACCTTCGACCTCTCTCAAAAGAGCAGGATACGTAGGTCTTTATTTTCTCGCTAACAGGAGGGAGCTATAAATGTGAAACAAGAGCTCACTAGAAAACATAGACACACAAATTACACTAGGTTAAGACAATATTAATTAGTTCCTCATATAATTAATAAACTCACATCTAACCAGTAGagatatttaattatgattCGAAGTTAAGGTGACATTCATACCCTTTTCGATCAATAAACAACATATATGTGAAGTGATCAAGAACATGCATGAAGTTTAATTTGGCACATTACCTCTGCAACCTTACACACCATGTAGTGGCCATCCTTTCCCCATGCATGTGTGCATGGAACACTTGCAACCATAGCAACAAGAACTACGTGAAACAAGAGCAACAAACCCATTTTGCATGCCCTTCTTTTTATCAATATGACTATTTCTTATTATGTGTTTCCTTTTGCTCTTTTTCCCCACATACATGCATGGCATTTATATTTATTAGGGTTAGTTGGTCTCACATTTACGCTTCTTTTCCGTTTTTGTTAAGGTTTTATGTGGCTTGAAGCAAGCTTCCACTTACATATATCATTATGAGACTTATGCCTGTTGTGTTTGTTTGTAGACATGGTaaacctagctagctagtattGTGCTTAGCAATACATTCAAATAagttcaaagaaagaaagaagctAGTTAAATTCTTGCATTTCATGA
This DNA window, taken from Ananas comosus cultivar F153 linkage group 5, ASM154086v1, whole genome shotgun sequence, encodes the following:
- the LOC109710052 gene encoding endonuclease 2-like — protein: MGLLLLFHVVLVAMVASVPCTHAWGKDGHYMVCKVAEQYLTRKASRAVMDLLPEEAEGEFASVCSWADQVRFRYRWASPLHYINTPAGVCNFDYERDCHNSKGQQHMCVVGAINNFTMQLQTYYEDPSSEYNLPESLKFLAHFMGDVHQPMHVGFDNDEGGNTIAVHWYRRKSNLHHVWDVNILETAKRKFYDNDLTSMIDAIRTNITDEWSDEVDEWKTCPEKSMACADGYASESIQLACDYAYKDVDQGSTLEDDYFLSRLPVIEKRIAQAGVRLATLLNRIFSRKVAQYK